The DNA region GCAAAGTTACTAATCTCTCATTTAAAAAGATGCGTTTGGTAGTAAAAAAATGACAAATGTTATAAATGAGCCTATTTCTGTTTCTCAAAGAAGCAATCAACCCAAAAGCTTTTACATGTAAAGCTTCTGATCCTCAACGAGTCCTAGTTTTCGTGCGATTGCCACAGCGGCTTCTCTGCCATCAAGGGCGGCATTGACCACCAAGTTTGCACCTCTGACTACATCGCCTCCTGCAAAGATAAATGGATGAGAGGTCTCTTTATGTTCATCCACAATCAGCGTATTGGATTTACCAATGGCGAGGTTGAGTTCATCGTAAAAGTCAAAATGTTTAGCTTGAAAGCCAAGGGCAAGAATGATACTGTCGGCGGGTAGCGTTTGAAAGCTTTGCGGTTTAGTTTGAAGACGGTTATTTTCATCGGTATAGGTTTCAAGAATTTCAAGCCCAACGACACGATGCTCAGCATCCACAATCGCTTTTTTAGGCAGTGCGTTAAAGATAAACTGCACCCCTTCTTCTTTGGCGTTAATCACTTCTGCTCGACTTCCCGGCATACTCGCTTCATCTCTTCGGTACACACAGGTGACACTTTTGGCTTTATGACGAATGGCAGTACGAAGGGCATCCATCGCAGAGTCACCACCACCGATAACGACAACATGTTTATTGCGTAAGATTGATTTTTGAAGCGCATGGTCGAAAAGATTTTTTTGCGTCTGAGTGAGTAGGGTCATGACTTGATAAACCCCATTGGCATCTTCATTTTCCATGTCGGCACTGCGACCTTTAGGCACACCAAGCCCCAAAAAGACGGCATCAAATTTTTCTTGAAGCTCACTGAGGCTTACATCTTTTCCCACTTCGGTATTAAGATGCACTTTCATGCCTGCTTCTTTCATCCACTCAAAACGTCTTAAGATGACGCTTTTAGGAAGTTTAAAATTAGGAATGCCGTACATTAATAGCCCACCTACACGGTTTTCTCGTTCAAACATTTCCACTTCAATGTTGGAGCGCAGTAAAAAGGTCGCGCAGCTAAGACCTGCTGGTCCACTGCCGACAACGGCAACTTTAAACTTTCGTCCATCTGCTTGACCATAATCAGGAATAGCCCCTTGCTCATACGCTTTTTCATTGAGAAAGACTTCCACATTACCGATGGAAACGGCATGATACTCTGTTTTTTCGAGTGTACATGAACTTTCGCACAGTCCTTTTTTAGGACAAACGCGACCCAGAATTTCAGGAAAAGGAGATCTGGCATTGGAGAACTCAAACGCTCCTAGATAGTCGTGTTCATAGGTTTTTTTAAGCCATCTTGGAATGTTGTTATTGAGAGGGCACCCCGTGCGACAAAACTTGAATTCACTCTCAAGTCCACGTAAAAGATCAATGGGGCATTGCAAACAACGGCTTGCTTGCGCCTTGGCTTCACTTTCTTCAAAGTTGTGATAGATCGGGTAATAATCCTCAATGCGCTCAACGGCGGGGCGTTTTTTTGGATAGGCTTTTGCGATTGTTTTATATTCTCTCATGCTATTCCTCTATGATCTCTATACTTTTTACATGTAACTCTTGTCCGCCTATCATGGCGACATCCTCGCTATAACATTTCGGACAGATAAAATGGTTCTCTTTTACGACACTTTGCTCATGACACGAGGCGCACAAAAGTACCACGTCACACAGCTCTATACTCAGCGTGGCATCATGGCAGATGGTCTCTTCTTTAAAGGTATCAAAACACTGTTCTAAAAAATGAATTTCAATGCCACTGAGCCTTCCCACACTGATTGTAAGGCTTTTGATTGCTTTGGCATGATGCCTCTTCGCCTCTTTTTCGCACAGATCAATGAGTGAAGCGACGATGGAGTATTCATGCATAAAAACTTAGCCTTTTTGCGCCATCAATTTTGTGTATTCGTCATAATCCACTACCGAAATAGCACTGGTTGTGCAGACACGAATGCACGAAGGTCCCTCTGGGCGTTTAAAGCAGAGATTGCATTTCACAGCGATACGACGATCTTCTTTTTGAATCATCGTAATAGCGCCATATGGGCACACCAACGAACAACACCCACACCCAACACACGCCTCCTCATGAATCTTGATAAAATCATCCATTTTTTCAATGACACCATGCGGGCAGACCGCTAAACACGAAGGTGATTCGCAGTGCATACACTGAAGAGGGGACGTTTTACCTTCAAACTTGATCACACGGTTACGCGAAATAAGCGGTACTTTGGTTTCATAAGCTTCTTCAAACGTAATGCCTTGAAAACTGGCCGCACAGGCTAACTCACAACTTAAACATCCGACACATTTGGTACTGTCAGCAAAGATAAAATGGTTTCGCATCTTAACGCTCGGTACAAGAGATACAAGGATCGATGCTATTAAAAATGAGTGCAACATCCTCAATATTATTGTTTGGCATCATCACTTTAAGCGCCTCCCAGTTCATGTAGGTCGGCACGCGCCACTTCATACGCTCTGGTTTTTGGGTGCCATTGGTTTTGAGATAATAAACCAGCTCACCGCGTGGTGCTTCGGTGCGAGAGACAGCTTCACCTTCAAGAATGTGTGTGCGTGTTGGAAGTACAACATCTCCCGTTGGCATGGAATCCAGTGCCTGATGGAGCAGTTTCATGGACTCTAAGATTTCATACAGTCTTACTTTGGCACGTGAAAGCACATCGCCATCTTTTTGGAGTGCAACATCAAAGTGTAGGTTGGCATATGCGGCATAAGGAGCGCGTTTTCGTACATCATTGTTGACACCACTTGCACGTGCTACTGGACCTACAACGCCTAGTCTCAGGGCATCTTCATAACTAAGTACGCCAACTCCTCCAATACGCACGATCAGCGTTGGGTCAGTTTCAAACAGAGCGATAAACGCTTCAATTTTAGGTTTATTTTTATCCAGCGTCGCTTTGATAGAAGCGATCAGTGTAGCGTCCAGATCAAACTTCACGCCACCAATCGTATTGGCACTTAAGTCCATGCGATTGCCCCAAATGGCTTCTTTCAGGTCTTGAAAATCTTCACGTGTCTCTAAAAACTGTGTCATCAAGGTTTTGTTATGAATGAGATGGCTAAGCATACCAAGGTTAAAGAGATGACTGGCTATACGTTTGATCTCATCGGCCACAACACGTAAGTAAAGGGCGCGCTCAGGCAGGCTGAGTCCTGCGATCTTCTCCACCGCCATGCAGTAGGTAAAGGGATGGTTGTTGGAGCAGAGTGCACAGACTTTCTCAGTGATGATCAGGTTTTGTAAGAAGTTTCGTTGAAGCACGATAGATTCAATGCCACGATGAACAAACCCGTTGATCATATCAACACTGTGAATCGTTTTTCCATCACTGTTGGGTTCGATTTTAAAGTAAACGGGCTCTTCAAGCGCCACGTCAAAAGGTCCTAAAATCACTTTTGTTTTATCCACGGTTGATCCCTTCTTCTGCTTTAACTTTACTCCAAAGTTCTTGGCTTACTTTGCCACTCATGGCTGAAGAGAGCGAGTAATACTCTTCAAGTACGCTCTCCTTAATGGACTCATCCAAAAAGAGGCGTTTGGGATTGGGATGGTTCAAGATGGCTATACCATAGATTTCGCTAAGCTCCCTTTCTGTCCAGTCGGCACTTTTAAACAGAGGCGTGATGGAGGGAACGCTTTTGTCGGTGATGTGCAGTTTCACATTGAGCATGATGCCATCAAGGTCAAAATGGTAGACCAGCTCATGCCCCTTTTCTTTTTCATAAGCAGTGATCATACAGACTCGAGCGTTCATTGTCTGTAAGATCTCTGCAAGTTGTGAAAGCATATTTTTAGCATCTATCTCGCACCAAAGACTGTCACCTTTTACGTCAAAGTGAGCATTAATTTTGAGTGTGGAAAGAATATCGTTTAACTTTACATGTAAAGATTTCATTTAAAGGACTCGCTTTGCAAAAGTATGGTCACGTCTGCATTTAGGACAGAGGTTAAAGAGCGATACAAGCTCTTCACTCACGTTTTTAAACCCTTTTTGCAGCATGGTTTGAGGTACATTTATCATGGGTTCATGACATTTTTGGCATTCACCATATTCGACCATATTGGCAGTAATGGAGGTGTATTTTTCATTTTGCGGTGTTGCTTCCGCCAAGGTATTACTTAAAGCAATAGCGCCTGTGGGACAAAAATAAGTACAGTTACCGCATACGGTACAGGTGTTGTGCCAAATAATAAAGTCATAGCTTTTGTGTGGCTCAACACAGGAGATATTAATCGCTCCAGCAGGGCAGACAAACACACACGTTTGGCAGAGCACGCATAGCTCTTTGTTAAAGGTGATTTTTCCTTTGTAGGCATTCATGCGTTCACCTTCTCTTTCCAAAGCGAACACGCTTGAATGAGTCCATCCACAATGCTCTGAGGGGAAGGAGGGCAACCTGCGATGTTGACATCCACATTCACAAAACGATCGAGTGGTCCTTCGATAGAGTAGCTATCGCGAAACACGCCACCCGTTATTGGACAAATTCCCATCGCAACCACGACTTTTTCATCAGGCAAACGTTTAAGCGTAGCTTCTAAAAAAGGTTTGGAACGTGTGGTGATAGAACCCGTGACGATGACAATATTTGCCTCTTCAGGATTGTTTGTGTAGGTGCAATGAAGGGTATCAAAACCAAATTTAGGAACAAGGATGCTTGCTAAGAGCTCGACATCACAGCCATTGCAGGAACCTGCGTTGATACGATAAACGTTGATATTATCTACCATAAAGGGTCTCTTTAAAGTGCAATTTTTTAAAAATTAATTAATTAAATCTGTAAAGATTGAATTAAAGTTTGTATTGTAACACAATAATGAATGATTTTAGAAGATTTAATCATGTATTACATCACAAAAAAAGCGCTATAGTGCAAAGAATTTTGGGATGAAAAAGGTAAAATACTCTATTTTACATGTAAAGGATAAAAATGCCAAAAAGAGAAGAGGCGTTTGCTTTGCTTAAAGCCTATAACGGCGATGCGCTTGTGACTCATGGTCTTGCCGTTGAGGGAACGATGCGTTACTTTGCAACCAAAGCGGGTGAAGATGAAGAAACATGGGGTATTGTTGGGCTTTTGCACGATATTGACTATGAAAAATTCCCTGAGCTTCACTGTCACAAAGGTGCGGAAATACTCAAAGAACAGGGGTATTCAGAAGTCATTATTCGCGCGATGATGTCCCATGGATGGGGTATTTGCACCGACGTTGAACCACACAGTCAAATGGAAAAAACGCTTTATGCAGTGGATGAACTGACCGGTCTTATTACTGCGTGTGCACTGGTTCGTCCTAGTAAATCAGTCATGGACTTAGAGCTTTCATCGGTGAAGAAAAAGTTTAAGACAGCCTCTTTTGCGGCAGGTGCGAGTAGGGAAGTGATTCAAAAAGGCGCAGACATGCTTGGTGTGAGTCTCGATGAACTTATCGTTGATGTGATCGCTGCCATGAGAGCAATCGCACCAAATCTTGGATTAGAGCTCAAAAACTAATTCAGCGACGACGCCTTTTGGAAGGCGCAGGGGCTTTTTTCACAATAGGGCGGTAATCGACGATGGTTGCTGTCCCTTTTCCCGGGTAACGATTCATCTCAAAATGCTCACCGAGTTTGGCAAGAAGTGATGTGATCTTACTTGAACCATAGGTGCGTGGGTCAAAGTCAGGCGATTGACGTTTGATGTACGCACCCGCAGCCGATACACTTGCCCAACCCTCATCATCTTGAGTCTTTTCCCATCCGATGAGTAGTAGTTTGATAAGCTCTTTGAGACCATCGTCATTGGATGCTTTATTGGTGGTTTTAATTTCTTCTGGCACATCCTCAAGGGGTTCGGCATTGACACTAAGATTTTCGGTGAAGATAAAATCATCGCAGGCATTACGAAACGAAATAGGTGTTTTGTGTTCGCCAAATCCGAAGACATAAATCTCTGATTCTTTCAGGCGAGAGGCAAGCTTGGTAAAGTCACTGTCACTGGAGACCAGTGCGAAGGCATCAAACTTTTGGGTGTAAAGCAGATCCATTGCATCAATAATCATGGAAGCATCTGTCGAATTTTTCCCTGTTGTATAAGCAAACTGTTGAATAGGCTGTACCGCAAGCTCGTTGAGAATCTCTTTCCAGTTTTTAAGGTAACTGCTTGACCAGTCACCATAGGCTCGCTTAACAATGATATGACCATGGGTGGAGAGTTCTGCAAGAATCAGTTCGATCTTGCTTTGTTGGGCATTATCTGCATCTATGAGGACAACAATTCGTTTTTCTTCACTAATATTTTTCATCGAAATGCCTTTAAATCTAATGGAAGCATTATAGCCTAGTTATGATCTCTTAGCGTTTTGTATGCTTCTCCATAAGTAGGGCAAAAAGAGTGCGATGATAAGAAGAGCAGAGCATCCCTCTAAAATAAGAGTTTCCTCTGCTCCTATATAATGAGAAATCGTTCCGATCAAGAGTGCACCGAGAGGTTGCATACCAAAGAAAGCCATCGCGAAATAGCTAATGACACGCCCCCGCATTTCACTTGAAGAGGTGGTTTGAAGCAAGGTATTGATGATGGTAACATGTAACATCATACCAAAGCCCGCAAGGGTGCAAAATAAAAAAGAAAAGCTGAGCGTATGGGAGAGGGCAAAAAAGAGTATGCCTAAGCCAAAAAGCGTGGTAGCGATGATCAGTAATTTTCTGAGATTGTTATTGGTTCTTAAAGAAGCCAACAGTATGGCGCCACTTAAAGCTCCCACGCCCACAAAACTGTTCAAATACCCATAAATCGTCGCATCTCCTCCTAATGTTTCCTTGGCAATAATGGGAAACAAGGTTGTATAAGGAAGTACGAGCAGACTCATAAGAGAAAGCAGTAAGACCAAGACACCAAGAGAGGGCGTTGATTTGAGATAATGCAAACCGTCTTTAAGATCAGCAAATATTTTTTGTGTATGCGCTTGGGGAATATACGCGGGTAATTTCATTGCAAGCAGTGAAACAATAACCGCAATAAAACTCAGAGCATTAAGCATAAAACAGATACCTGCTCCAAACGTTTCGAGGATAAAACCCGCAACAGCAGGACCGATGAGACGGGCTAGATTGACCATGGTCGAATTCAGTGCTATCGCATTGCCCACATCTTCCTTTCGCTCAACCATGTAATGTACTAAAGATTGACGTGCTGGGACATCAAACGCATTGACAATGCCCAATAGGACACTAAGAACAATAAGCTCTACCACCGAATAATCCGTAAAAACAACCACCAACGTCATCGCAATGGCTTGTACCATCGAAGCAATCTGAGTGAGGAGAAGGACTTTAAAACGATCATACCTATCGGCGATCGTACCGCCAAGCAGTGAAAATAGAAACGAAGGAAATTGGCTTGCAAACACACTAAGACCTAGTATAAAAGCAGAGTTCGTTTGCATGTAGATAACCCAATAAACGGCAGTACGTTGCATCCATGTGCCCATCAAAGAGATGGATTGTCCTGAAAAAAAGAGTCGATAATTGCGGCTTTGAAAAGCCCTGAAGGTGTTGATGTTCATTTTTTGCTCTTATTTTCTATTGCGTAATGCTGCAACAATCTGATCTGTATCTCCTATCTCCCCAATACGAGGGAAAATAGTGTTAATACTGTGCTGATGTGCCTCTAAAATTGAGTCACTCATCGCATCGATTGCAAAGCTAATGTTGTAGCCAAGCTCACTGGCTGCGCGTGCTGTTCCTTCCACTCCAATACTTGTGGCAATTCCTGCTAAAACAATGCCTGTGATATTTCGCTTTTGTAAAGCTTCATGCAAAGGTGTATTGTAAAAAGCATTCCATGTCTGTTTGGTAATAAAAACATCCTCAGGCTTTGTGTGAATCTCTTCCACAATTTTTGTAAAATCAGCACTTAGTGTTGGCGAAGAATGTTGAGCATTACCCTCTTTGCGTGACTTTGTCCACGGTGCATTGGTTGGATCAACATTAACGATGACAATGGGGAGTGTTGCGATACGAAAAGCATTGATGAGGTCTATTACTTTGGCAAGAAGTTCTTTTCTTGGGTGAATACGAGGGACATGCACGATACCTTCTTGTAAATCAATTAAAATAAGGGCAGTATGCTTATCAAGAGCTGTTATCATGGCAATATCCTTAGTCTTGTTGGTCTATGAGTTTATGCAAAATAGGGAGTGCTTGTTCCAAGAGTAAAACTTCTTCCTCATTCAAGACAGCTTCAATCGTATTTTTCAGCCATTCATTTTTATCTTTTTTCATCTTCTCTAACATTTGTGTGCCATACGCAGTGAGAGAAATATAGATTTTACGTTTATCTTTTGAACAAGGTTTTCGTTGAATCAACGCATCATTTTCGAGTTTATGCAGTATTTGTGACATGGATTGTGTTTTCACACGTGTTAATGTCGCAAGTTGTGAAGGTAGCAAAGCAGGGTTTTTTGATAAATGTGCGATGGTTTCTAACTCTGTCATAGAATAGATACTGACCAAGGAGATATGCTTGCGTAATTCTTTATGAAGTGTTGTGATCGTTCTTTGCAGAGAAGAAGAGAGCTCAAAAATATCCATAATGCATCCTTTTATTCGTTAAACTTGTAAGTTTAACGAATAAAATTATAACGTTATTTATGCTAGTAGTCAATAAAAATGAATTCAAATAAGTATAATTTTATGTACTATTATATGTAAATCATACAATAGACTTCACACAATATCGAAGAGCGATGGTATAAAAAGGCTTTACATGTAAACATCAAGTAGATATGCAAACACCAATACTACGTTTTTATGGCTAGAAAAAGACTTTGTTAAAAGACTCACCTTATGGGTACTTTATTTTAAGAACCTATACGTAGCGTACAAATATCTTTGTCTTTTACCAGCCATTTTTTAATTTGAGGAGAAAAAGACCGCCAATTGAAGGTTTTATCTGTAGCGGTCTTTTGCGTGTTATTTATCTTGCGTGCTCTTCTTTGATCTCTTTTGCGGTAGCTTTACGCACGTCTAATACTTTGGCTTTAAAGATAACATCAATGCCTGCGAGTGGGTGATTGCCATCTAACGTGACATTGTCTTTGGTGATCTCTTTGATGGTGTAAGAAATTTTTTTGATCTTCCACGGCATCGTCTTCATCTTCAATGATTTCAACAAATTGCTCTCCAACAAAGATTTGGTCATCAAATTCACCACGCTCTTCGATGGTGACTAACGATTCATCGTATTCACCAAAGGACTCTTTTGGGCTTAGTTGTACACTGATGCTATCGCCTACTTTTTTGCCATCAAGCTCTTTTTCGATTTTAGCAAAAATATCGTTGTAGCCACCGTGAAGATAGATGAGCGGATCAGCGCCTGAATCAAGCAAGTTTTTTGTTGTATCGGTAATGGTATATTCAAGTGTTACCACCGAATTTTTTGAAATGGTCATCGTTCTTCCTTCTGTATATTTGAGTGGATTTTATCTTCTTTTGGACAAATAATCCCTGAGTCGTTCAATGCCTTTTCGCATATGTTCTATATTTCGTGTGTAGGCAAAGCGAAGGTAGCGGTTTGTGCCATTGCTTCCAAAGTCAATACCCGGTGTTGTCGCAACATGGATATTTTCTAAGAGTTCTTTAGCAAATGCAAAACTATCATTGGAATATTTCGAAATATTGGCCCAGATGTAAAATGCTCCCTCAGGCTTTGCATCAATCTCAAAAAGTGTGGAGAGTTCGGTGTATAAAAAATCACGTCGGGCTTTGAATTCGGCTTTTATTTCTGTGAGATACGCTTCATCAAAGGCTTCAAGTGCTCCGTATTGGCTAAGCGTGGGTGCTGAGATGAAAAGGTTTTGCGCGACGATTTCGGCATGGCGAACTTTTTCTTTAGGAACAATCACCCAACCCAAACGCTGACCAGGCATACAGTAATACTTCGAAAAGCCATTAATAACCAAGACATTTTTGCTAAACTCAAGCGCACTGTGGGCGTTTTCTTCATAGGTTAACCCATGGTAAAGCTCATCGGAGATAAAGGCGATATTTTCTTTTTCGCAGTACTCAACCAACGCTTTGAGATTCTCTTTTTTATAAATATTGCCCGTAGGATTGGCAGGTGAAGAGATTTGAAGGGCATCAAGTTGATGTGGTTTTAAATCCTTTACATGTAATTCAAACTCATCTTCTTTACCGATGGACATAAACAGAGGTTTGATATCAAGAAGATGTGCAAAATTTTTGTAACACGGATAGGAAGGATCACTTAGTCCAAGTGTTGCGCCACCTTTGAGGGTGAGGGCATAGGCGATTAAAAAAGCACCGCTGGTTCCTGGAGTTAAAAAGATTTGATCGATGTCTATGCTTACACCATAGGTTGTCGCATAATGGTTCGCTATTTTTTCACGAAGTGCTATAAGACCGTGACTTTGTGTATATGAAAAGCGGTTTTCATCAATGCTTACATGTAACGCTTTTTTAACCTTAGGAGAGGGCGGAAGGTCGGGCTGACCAATCTCAAAATGGATACTATCTTCAAACTTTTCAGCCTCTTTGACAATGTCCATAACAATAAAAGAACTCATTTCGTTGCAACGCATATACTTACCTTTTGATTTTAAAGCGGATATTATAGCTCATTTGAAAGCAGAGGGAAGTGAAGGCTTCCCTGAAAAAGTTTACGAAGCTACGGTTTGAAGAAATTCGGTTTTGAGCTTTTCGTAAGGCAGATAACGACCAATGACGACAAGTAAAGATTTGCGCTCGCCCTCAAAAGGTGCTCCAAAATCAAAGCCAACGACTTTATGAACCCCTTGAACAATTAACCGTCGCTCATCGCTAGAAACCGCTAAGACACCTTTGTAGCGTAGCATATCGTTTCCATACTCTTCAACAAGGTTTTCCATAAAGGTACCGATTTTTTTGATATCAAGTTCTCCCGCCTCAAAGACATAGGAAGTAATATCATCATTCCAAGATTGTGTCTGTTTTTGAGCACTAAAACTCTTAAATTGGATGTTTTGAACATCACGAGCTTGATAGAAACCTTGGTTTACATGTAAAGCATCACTCAGATCAAACGCTCCAATTCCTATCCAAATCTCTTTTGGGAGTGCGCCATTAAATGCTTCAAAAATCTCAGCTTTAGAGTTGATGGCATTAACACGTGAGAGTACACGCTCTTTATGCGTTTCATCAACGCTATCTGCTTTAGTTAGGATGATGCGATCTGCAAAACCAATTTGGGAAGCAGCCACTCGGTGTTCATCCAACTGTTTGATGATATGAATGCTATCGACTAAGGTAATCACCGCATCTAACATGATGCGCTCACGAATAATTTCATCAACAAAAAAAGCTTGAACGATGGGTGCGGGATCAGCCAGTCCTGTTGTCTCTAAAAGCAGGCGATCAGCCTTAAAAGCACCAGAGTCTATTTTGGCAAGCAATTCGTGAAGTGCTTGGGTTAACTCGCCTCTAATGCTACAACATACACATCCATTGCTGAGTTCAACGATTTCAACATCGGAGTCTTTTTTCAACAGTGCGCCATCGACATTGACGGCACCAAACTCATTTTCGATAATTGCGATACGTTCACCGTGATTGTGTTCTAAAAGATAATTGATTAGTGTGGTCTTGCCTGCTCCTAAAAACCCCGTAAGGATTGTCACAGGAAGGGGTGTAGTATAACTTAAATTCTCATCAACAACAGCGTCCGCCATTTTTGCCTCCATAACGTGCTTCAACTCTCTCTCTATAAAACTCTTCGTAACTCATAGGTGTTTGTTCAGGATGCGTTAGACGGATATGTTGTACATACGTGTCATAATCAGGCACTCCCACCATTAAACGTGCGGCTTGACCCAAATATTTTCCAGCTTTTGCAAGATTTTCAAACATCGTTTTCCTTTAAATATCTGAAGAGGTGTTACCACCTCTTCATGTTTAGTAATTAGTGTGCAGTACCACTCACAATTGCTTCTGCATTCGCAGGCATTGGAGCATAAGGAACTTCAACCGCTGTTGGTTTATCAGATGCAAGTGCTTTAAAGCACGCTTGGAGTGTAAAGCCAATCATGACAACAACAACAACCATAAATCCAATGATCAAAATGCCATCCAATTGATTGTTGAAGATAACGCGTTCAACAGCCTCTTGAGATTTAAAGACAGCATTGGGTTTAAAATTACCACTTGCAAGAAGTGCTTGTAGTTGGTTTGCTTTAGCAAAGAAACTGATGGCTGGATCAGAACTAAATGCTTTCAACCAACCAGCACTCATAGTACAAATCACCAACCAAATCGTTGGAACAATAGAAACCCATGCAAAAGCTTGTTGTTTCATTTTGAAAAGTACCACAGTACAAAGCATCAAGGCAATTGCGGCTAGCATTTGGTTGGTAATACCAAAGAGTGGCCATAAGGTATTAATACCGCCCAATGGATCAACAACACCCACATAGAGGAAGTAACCCCATGAAGCAACAACCAACGCCGTTGCAAGTAGGTTTGCAAACCATGAGTTTGTACGTTTAAGGTTTGGATTGATGAGTCCGAGTAAATCTTGTAGCATAAAGCGTGCTGAACGCGTTCCTGCATCAACGGCTGTTAAGATGAAGAGTGCTTCAAACAAAATGGCAAAGTGATACCAGAAAGACATAGAGCCAAGTCCACCAAGAGCGCCATGAATGATATGTGCCATACCAACAGCGAGTGTCGGTGCACCACCTGCACGAGAGATGATACTTTT from Sulfurospirillum diekertiae includes:
- a CDS encoding MarR family winged helix-turn-helix transcriptional regulator; the encoded protein is MDIFELSSSLQRTITTLHKELRKHISLVSIYSMTELETIAHLSKNPALLPSQLATLTRVKTQSMSQILHKLENDALIQRKPCSKDKRKIYISLTAYGTQMLEKMKKDKNEWLKNTIEAVLNEEEVLLLEQALPILHKLIDQQD
- a CDS encoding FKBP-type peptidyl-prolyl cis-trans isomerase translates to MTISKNSVVTLEYTITDTTKNLLDSGADPLIYLHGGYNDIFAKIEKELDGKKVGDSISVQLSPKESFGEYDESLVTIEERGEFDDQIFVGEQFVEIIEDEDDAVEDQKNFLHHQRDHQRQCHVRWQSPTRRH
- a CDS encoding pyridoxal phosphate-dependent aminotransferase gives rise to the protein MRCNEMSSFIVMDIVKEAEKFEDSIHFEIGQPDLPPSPKVKKALHVSIDENRFSYTQSHGLIALREKIANHYATTYGVSIDIDQIFLTPGTSGAFLIAYALTLKGGATLGLSDPSYPCYKNFAHLLDIKPLFMSIGKEDEFELHVKDLKPHQLDALQISSPANPTGNIYKKENLKALVEYCEKENIAFISDELYHGLTYEENAHSALEFSKNVLVINGFSKYYCMPGQRLGWVIVPKEKVRHAEIVAQNLFISAPTLSQYGALEAFDEAYLTEIKAEFKARRDFLYTELSTLFEIDAKPEGAFYIWANISKYSNDSFAFAKELLENIHVATTPGIDFGSNGTNRYLRFAYTRNIEHMRKGIERLRDYLSKRR
- a CDS encoding CobW family GTP-binding protein, which translates into the protein MADAVVDENLSYTTPLPVTILTGFLGAGKTTLINYLLEHNHGERIAIIENEFGAVNVDGALLKKDSDVEIVELSNGCVCCSIRGELTQALHELLAKIDSGAFKADRLLLETTGLADPAPIVQAFFVDEIIRERIMLDAVITLVDSIHIIKQLDEHRVAASQIGFADRIILTKADSVDETHKERVLSRVNAINSKAEIFEAFNGALPKEIWIGIGAFDLSDALHVNQGFYQARDVQNIQFKSFSAQKQTQSWNDDITSYVFEAGELDIKKIGTFMENLVEEYGNDMLRYKGVLAVSSDERRLIVQGVHKVVGFDFGAPFEGERKSLLVVIGRYLPYEKLKTEFLQTVAS
- a CDS encoding YbdD/YjiX family protein, whose amino-acid sequence is MFENLAKAGKYLGQAARLMVGVPDYDTYVQHIRLTHPEQTPMSYEEFYRERVEARYGGKNGGRCC